Below is a window of Carassius auratus strain Wakin chromosome 50, ASM336829v1, whole genome shotgun sequence DNA.
TTCCGTTAACACGGAGAATGTTCCCTATTCTGCTGATGCGGGCTACTTTGTGGCCAAGATCAGGGCTGTAGATTCAGATTCTGGTTACAATGCGCTGCTGTCTTACCACATCTCTGAACCCAAAGGAAACAATCTGTTCCGAGTCGGAACCAGCAGCGGGGAGATCAGGACTAAGAGGAGAATGAGTGACAATGACCTGAAAACTCACCCGCTGGTCATTTTGGTTTGTGATAACGGAGAGCCCTCACTGTCAGCGACTGTGTCTATCGATGTTGTGGTTGTTGAAAGCGCAGGTGACGTCAAGACCACATTCAGACATGCGCCGATAAAGGAGGAGAGTTTCTCGGATTTAAATCTGTATTTGCTGATCGCCATTGTGTGCGTGTCCGTCATCTTTTTACTGAGTCTCATCAGTTTGATGGCTGTAAAATGCCACAGGACAGACAGGAGTTTGGGCAGGTACAGCACCCCGATGATCACCACTCATCCTGACGGGAGCTGGTCTTACTCCAAATCTGCTCAGCAGTATGACGTGTGTTTTAGCTCGGACACACTGAAGAGTGACGTAGTGGTTTTCCCTGCGCAATTTCCGCCTGCAGATGCAGAACTGATCAGTATTAATGGAGGAGACACTTTTACCAGAACACAAACACTTCCTAATAAAGAAAAGGTAAGAGAGCAAACACGTTATTCTGTTTGCTGTGTTTTAGagctgcctttttattttcttgcatTATTCTTGCTGTATATGGAttacacacacgtgtgtgtgtgtgtttgtgaaaagtggggacatcccatagacgttatggtttttatactgtacaaactatataTTCTTTCGCCctaccctacacctaaccctaaccctcacaggaaactttgtgcattctcaaaaaaaaaaaaaaaaaaaaatggggacatgggttgtgTACTCATACGTCACACTCTCCTTTTTTATACCTGTGTTATACCCAATGCCCCCACATATATGTATaacgtgtgtttttgtgtgtcaaACTGAGGGAAATGTACTTATGTAaccattatttttatatcatttaaatgtttctgttgctcaaaagcttaaaatgtttttattattattattattattattattattattattattattactattatcgtCTTTTCCACTAACGCATTCTGTCCGTGTTGCTGAAAACGTTAAAGCAAAAATACTATTGACCTATTGTTGGCAATTAGTAGGCTTATTTGCTATTTGATTCTCATTTGCATTCACAATATgatctaaatattttaatttgcatgTGACCTCTGCCCAGTCTCCTCCTAAATAATTtgtgctgtccatggtgctgataGCGTTGACCATAAATGACATCATGATCATGCATTTCACACCGTTGGCTTGATTTATTTGACCCTTTCCAATGttgcttttgtttaaaaatttCGTTTTGCTGTTTTTAATTGTAGCATGTCAAGAACATGAGCGTTTGTGTTTATGGACTTTTTAAAACTCACTTCACGCTGATTAAGCcatgaataaatataatgttagtAATGAAATATAGATTatcaattttaaatcattttattttaaaataattgtattaattaatttataatgaagTCGTGCGATTTCATTAGTTTGTCCAGAGACATTTTTGCTGATGTTCAGCAAAATGGAGACAGACTTTGTCCAATTCACTTCAAACATATTTACCCTCTCAATATTTCATTGTAATTTCCATACTACCTAGGTATAACCACAAGGTGTCATCAGCGACCTGAGTAAAACTatctattttctttctctttctctctctctctctctttgcgaGACTCCTCCCCGTTTTGGGGGCAGGACGTTTGAGCTTCAGAGGTCTTTGTTCGTGACAAGCCACAATATAGATTTTCTGGATCGCAGTGcagaacagttatttattttactacaGCGGTTTgtggatgttttaatgtttttagtttttctgtGGATGTGCTGCTGACTGATCATGGCGAATTCACTAAAGGAACGAAATATATTGTGGATATATATGactctattttcttttctttcgaGGATATCTTCCGGGCAGATTGTGTATTCTGTGTTGGAGGAGGCCAGTCTGGGGACTACAGTAGGCAATATAGTAAAAGATTTAAACCTTAATTTGCAAGAACTGGAAAACCGTGGATTTCAGATCGCTTCTGGACCCAACAAGAGGTATTTCGATGTAAATATGAAATCAGGAATACTTCAAATTAAAGACAAAGTAGACCGAGAGGAGCTATGTGATCGTAGCTTAAAATGTTCCTTAGAATTGGAGGCCATTATTAATTCGCCATTGAACATGTACCGATTTGAAGTAAATGTATTGGATATAAACGACAATTCTCCAACATTTCACTCTTCATCGTTACAATTAAATGTATCTGAAGCGGCATTTATAGGGGAAAGGTATGCATTACCAAACGCTTTTGACGCGGATGTGGGCAGTAATTCGGTAAAGAGCTACAAACTCAGTCCAAATGAACACTTTTCTATTGATGTTCAAAGCGAAGGGGAACAGAGTGTGTCTGCTGAATTAGTGCTGCAGAAAGCTTTAGACCGAGAAAAACAGCCGGTGATCCAGCTCACACTGACCGCTGTAGACGGAGGAAAACCTCCGAGATCAGGTGCAATAAGTATAATTGTTAATATCATAGATGCAAACGACAATATTCCTGTCTTTACAAAGTCTCTTTACAAAACACGAATTCCAGAAAATGCTCCCATTGGAACTTCCGTTATCACAGTACACGCGAGTGACGCGGACGATGGACTAAATGGAGAGATTGTATATTCACTCACTAAACACGCCAATGATAAAAATATCAAGTCATTCGCAATCGATCAAGTTTCTGGTGAAATAACAGTTCATGGTAAATTAGACCACGAATCAAATAATGCTTTTGAAATACGCGTGCAAGCGAGAGATAGAGGTCCGCTTCCAAGAGCAGCTCATTGTAAAGTACTGGTCGAAATAATGGACATTAACGACAATGTTCCTGAAATATCTGTAACGTCTCTTGTTAATGTTGTGAAGGAGGATTCACAAAAAGGGACAATGGTTGGTCTGATTACGGTAAAAGATGATGATTCTGGCGAAAATGGATCTGTAAAATTGAAAATAGTCGATTCTCTTCCGTTTGTATTACAGAACACTTATAAGAATAAATATTCTATGGTTGTTAACGGGCCTTTAGACAGAGAGCGCGCATCTGAGTATAACGTGACTATCACAGCTACAGATGAAGGGACTCCGCCTCTCTCTAGCACCAGTGTCATTACTATACACGTTTCtgatgtgaatgacaacgcgCCGCGCTTTCCAGAGCCCATCATTAATGTTTATGTGAAAGAGAACAGTCAGATTGGAGCTGTTATTCATACAGTATCTGCTTTTGATCCTGATGTAGGTGATAATGCCCGAATAACATATTCTTTACTAGAAAGCTCTAAAAGCGGTCCGGTAACATCCATGATCAACATAAACTCTGATAGTGGAGATATACACAGTTTACAGTCGTTTAATTATGAAGAGATAAAAACGTTTGAGTTTAAAGTTCAAGCCACAGACTCTGGTGTTCCTCCGCTCAGCAGTAATGtgactgtaaatgtttttatccTGGATGAGAATGACAACAGTCCCGGGATTCTCGCGCCCTATTCCGAGCTCGGTTCCGTTAACACGGAGAACGTTCCCTATTCTGCTGATGCGGGCTACTTTGTGGCCAAGATCAGGGCTGTAGATGCAGATTCTGGTTACAATGCGCTGCTGTCTTACCACATCTCTGAACCCAAAGGAAACAATCTGTTCCGAGTCGGAACCAGCAGCGGGGAGATCAGGACTAAGAGGAGAATGAGTGACAATGACCTGAAAACTCACCCGCTGGTCATTTTGGTTTGTGATAACGGAGAGCCTTCACTGTCAGCGACTGTGTCTATCGATGTTGTGGTTGTTGAAAGCGCAGGTGACGTCAAGACCACATTCAGACATGCGCCGATAAAGGAGGAGAGTTTCTCGGATTTAAATCTGTATTTGCTGATCGCCATTGTGTGCGTGTCCGTTATCTTTTTACTGAGTCTCATCAGTTTGATGGCTGTAAAATGCCACAGGACAGAAAGGAGTTTGGGCAGGTACAGCACCCCGATGATCACCACTCATCCTGACGGGAGCTGGTCTTACTCCAAATCTGCTCAGCAGTATGACGTCTGTTTTAGCTCGGATACACTGAAGAGTGACGTAGTGGTTTTCCCTGCGCAATTTCCGCCTGCAGATGCAGAACTGATCAGTATTAATGGAGGAGACACTTTTACCAGAACACAAACACTTCCTAATAAAGAAAAGGTaagatcatttttataaaaattgagGAAAACACATTATTCCCTTCGCTGTGGTTTAGAACTGATGCTTCTTTTCTTGAAATTTTAGTGCTGGTTatcatttttttcatatcaagATTGAGGGGaagacatattttatttatattgagcATATGTTTAGAATGTAGTTTTGGCGTGGTCGTCTATTGCGCTAAGGTCctctgtccgtggtgctgaaaacGCAAACATGAAATCCGATGTTCTTTCATCCTAGATTGTCGTGCATAAATTTGAGCGAATTTAGCCTTTGTTTCGTTTGCGAGCTATATATCTAACTGCTGTCCTCTCTGTTGTCTTGGCTGTTTATTGTTTTGCTGTGATtacaaaatattgtaattattcatTTAGAGTGCACATATAGATTAGTGTTTACTCTTACAGTAATATGTATTTGGACCTGTTTGTAGTACTGAAGACTTGGCGCTCAAACATCAAGATAGCAGATTTTGTCACATCCGATTATAAGACCTAACTTTTCTTGTCGTCAGAATCACATCATTTATTTGTTGCAATacagaacaaataataataatacaaaaaaagaacagTAGAGAGATCAGTATATTTGGTAAGTTTGGTatagtatttttaatgaaacttaaTTTTCCCTGattgttattgtatttaaatgcagTGTGAACTGACAAAACTTACAAACATAAAACAGTatgcagttttgttttttgtgagttTTCATTTTCCACTAATAACACTGTTCAACAATATAagtcaatattttgaatttattctaTTGTGATTTTAAAGATATTGGGTCCCTTCTTACTGAATTATCTTTGCCTCAATTTGTCCGCGCGGTGTCGTTAGAGACCGAGATTTTATCTTACCTCAGCAATGCAAAGCTCCTCCTCAGTTAGGGAGGATTCAGTTTATCACGTGGGGCTTTTGTTCGAGAAAGGGCCCAGTACAGTCTCTGTTTTTGCAAGAGCTGTGAGGAATTACAGCGTTGTTTGGTTAATACCGAATGGATAAGACCGATTTATTGAAGGAATTATGAAAATGCCGAAACACGGATTTAAATGGTGGAtgtattttattgcaacgttttCAATTTGGAATATTACCGATGGGCAGATTGTGTATTCGGTATCGGAGGAGGCTGATCCGGGAACCACAATGGGAAATATAGCGAAAGATCTGAACCTAAATCTTCAAGAATTAGAGCATCGTGGATTTCAAATCGTTTCAGGCCCAAATAAGAGGTATTTCAGTGTTGATTTAAAAACTGGTGTTGTTCTCGTCAAAGAGAGAATAGACAGGGAACAGTTATGCGGAAGGAGCAAAAAATGCTCTCTGGAATTAGAAGCCATTGTTAACTCCCCCTTAAACATGTATCGACTGGAGGTGAATGTTTTAGACATAAACGATAATTTTCCTACCTTTAAGTCCCCAAAGACggaactaaatattgtagaatcaGCCTTCCCGGGAGAGAGATTTACATTACCAAGTGCGTTTGACGCTGATGTGGGCAGTAATTCGGTAAAGAGCTATAAACTGAGTCCGAATGAGCATTTTTCTCTGGATGTTCAGAGCGGAGGAGAACAGAGTGTGTCTGCTGAATTGGTGCTACAGAAAGCTTTGGACCGAGAGAAACAGCCGGTGATCCAGCTCACACTGACCGCTGTAGACGGAGGAAAACCTCCCAAATCAGGAACATCGCaaatcattattaatgttgaggATGTTAATGATAATATTCCCGTTTTTAGTAAATCTCTCTACAAAACACGAATTACGGAAAATGCGCCCCAGGGCACATCTGTTGTCACGGTCCATGCTAGTGATGCTGATGAGGGTTTAAATGGAgaaataatatattcatttataagccATGATGAGGATAGTGTGGTAAACGCTTTTACCATTGATTCTGTCAGTGGTCTAATCTCAGTTAAAGGGATTATTGATTACGAAACTAGCAATGCTGTAGAAATTCGTGTCCAAGCAAAAGATAAAGGCCAGAAACCAAGGGCTGCTCATTGTAAAGTTTTAGTTGAAATTGTTGATGTTAATGATAATGCACCTGAAATTTCCGTGACATCTCTTGCTGAAACATTGAGAGAAGACGCTGCTG
It encodes the following:
- the LOC113067290 gene encoding protocadherin alpha-8-like; amino-acid sequence: MANSLKERNILWIYMTLFSFLSRISSGQIVYSVLEEASLGTTVGNIVKDLNLNLQELENRGFQIASGPNKRYFDVNMKSGILQIKDKVDREELCDRSLKCSLELEAIINSPLNMYRFEVNVLDINDNSPTFHSSSLQLNVSEAAFIGERYALPNAFDADVGSNSVKSYKLSPNEHFSIDVQSEGEQSVSAELVLQKALDREKQPVIQLTLTAVDGGKPPRSGAISIIVNIIDANDNIPVFTKSLYKTRIPENAPIGTSVITVHASDADDGLNGEIVYSLTKHANDKNIKSFAIDQVSGEITVHGKLDHESNNAFEIRVQARDRGPLPRAAHCKVLVEIMDINDNVPEISVTSLVNVVKEDSQKGTMVGLITVKDDDSGENGSVKLKIVDSLPFVLQNTYKNKYSMVVNGPLDRERASEYNVTITATDEGTPPLSSTSVITIHVSDVNDNAPRFPEPIINVYVKENSQIGAVIHTVSAFDPDVGDNARITYSLLESSKSGPVTSMININSDSGDIHSLQSFNYEEIKTFEFKVQATDSGVPPLSSNVTVNVFILDENDNSPGILAPYSELGSVNTENVPYSADAGYFVAKIRAVDADSGYNALLSYHISEPKGNNLFRVGTSSGEIRTKRRMSDNDLKTHPLVILVCDNGEPSLSATVSIDVVVVESAGDVKTTFRHAPIKEESFSDLNLYLLIAIVCVSVIFLLSLISLMAVKCHRTERSLGRYSTPMITTHPDGSWSYSKSAQQYDVCFSSDTLKSDVVVFPAQFPPADAELISINGGDTFTRTQTLPNKEKVRSFL